A window of the Juglans microcarpa x Juglans regia isolate MS1-56 chromosome 5D, Jm3101_v1.0, whole genome shotgun sequence genome harbors these coding sequences:
- the LOC121266221 gene encoding glucan endo-1,3-beta-glucosidase 13-like, with amino-acid sequence MSMKGWALQCLLLLECYLVLTADSVVQEKADTAIPVTTLSPPEGNTTFLDGTTWCVALAGASQVDLKNALDWACGLGMADCREIQEGGACSEPDTLLSRASYAFNNYYQQNGNSDIACNFGGTATVTKTNPSYGKCVYAYGSLVSSAPMLSKHNPISIMWWKLIAAAVVLGRLIQFV; translated from the exons ATGTCGATGAAAGGATGGGCTTTGCAGTGCCTTTTGTTGTTGGAATGCTATCTGG ttttgacAGCGGACTCAGTAGTGCAAGAGAAGGCAGATACAGCAATTCCAGTGACAACATTGTCACCTCCTGAAGGCAACACAACTTTCCTTGATGGCACGACATGGTGCGTGGCCCTTGCCGGGGCTTCCCAAGTTGATTTGAAGAATGCATTAGACTGGGCCTGTGGACTGGGGATGGCAGACTGCAGAGAAATTCAAGAGGGTGGAGCATGTTCTGAGCCGGACACTCTCTTATCTCGTGCATCCTATGCTTTTAACAACTATTACCAACAGAACGGGAATTCTGATATTGCTTGCAATTTTGGAGGAACTGCCACTGTAACTAAAACCAACCCAA GTTATGGAAAATGCGTCTACGCATATGG GTCCTTGGTCTCTTCAGCACCTATGCTGTCCAAGCACAATCCGATCTCCATCATGTGGTGGAAACTTATAGCGGCTGCTGTTGTACTTGGGAGACTGATCCAGTTTGTTTAG
- the LOC121266219 gene encoding pentatricopeptide repeat-containing protein At5g44230, translating into MVSFYRKFSLIAIPKLVPQEQRLPRSTKIFIPFSQLQQRKLLEVRLVSVLHGCTNLTEIKQVHAHILRMGLEQCCYVLTKLIRILTRLHVPVHPYPYLVFQQVKSPNPFLWTALIRGYAIQGPFSESVVLYNRMRREGTGPVSFTFSALFKACGAVLDVNLGRQIHAQTIVIGGFHSDLYVGNTMIDMYVKCGFLNCGRKVFDEMGERDVISWTELIVAYAKHGDMDSAGELFQGLPVKDMVVWTAMVTGYAQNARPREALQCFEKMQEVGVETDDVTLVGVISACAQLGAAKYANWVRDVAEKSGFGPTENVVVGSALIDMYSKCGSVEEAYKIFEGMKERNVFSYSSMIVGFAMHGCAHAAMQLFHEMLKTETRPNKVTFIGVLTACSHAGLVEQGQQLFLTMDKCFGVSPLADHYACMVDLLGRAGRLEEALELVETMPMEPHGGVWGALLGACRIHGNPDIAQIAANHLFELEPNGIGNYILLSNIYASAGRWDDVSSLRKLMRKKGLKKNPGCSWVEGKKGVIHEFYAGDTSHPKSIEIKQALDDLLDILKAHGYQPILSSVTYDVSNEEKQRILMSHSEKLALAYGLLSTDAGCSIKIMKNVRICDDCHAFMCSASQATGREIVIRDNMRFHHFHDGACSCGNFW; encoded by the coding sequence ATGGTCTCTTTCTACCGTAAATTCTCCCTCATTGCTATCCCAAAACTAGTTCCTCAAGAGCAACGGCTACCACGATCAACTAAAATATTCATACCTTTCTCTCAGCTTCAGCAGCGAAAACTTCTAGAGGTGCGGCTCGTCTCTGTTCTCCATGGCTGCACCAACCTCACCGAAATCAAACAAGTCCACGCCCACATCCTCCGCATGGGCCTTGAACAATGTTGCTACGTTCTCACCAAGCTTATACGTATACTCACTAGACTCCACGTTCCGGTTCACCCCTACCCTTACCTTGTCTTCCAACAGGTCAAGTCCCCAAACCCATTCCTCTGGACTGCTCTCATCCGCGGGTATGCCATCCAAGGTCCTTTTTCCGAATCGGTTGTTTTGTATAATCGCATGAGAAGGGAAGGTACCGGGCCAGTCTCGTTTACGTTCTCTGCACTTTTTAAGGCTTGCGGTGCAGTTCTTGACGTAAATTTAGGGAGACAAATCCATGCGCAAACAATTGTGATTGGTGGGTTTCATTCTGATTTGTATGTTGGCAATACTATGATAGATATGTATGTTAAATGCGGGTTTTTAAATTGTGGGCGCAAAGTGTTTGACGAAATGGGTGAAAGGGATGTGATTTCTTGGACCGAGTTGATTGTTGCTTATGCAAAGCATGGGGATATGGATTCGGCAGGGGAATTGTTTCAAGGGTTGCCTGTGAAGGATATGGTGGTGTGGACTGCAATGGTCACAGGCTATGCTCAAAATGCTAGGCCGAGGGAGGCGTTGCAGTGTTTCGAGAAAATGCAGGAGGTGGGTGTGGAGACCGATGATGTTACATTGGTTGGTGTCATTTCGGCTTGTGCACAATTGGGTGCGGCTAAGTATGCTAATTGGGTGCGGGACGTTGCTGAGAAATCGGGATTTGGGCCCACTGAGAATGTTGTTGTGGGATCTGCATTGATAGATATGTACTCAAAGTGTGGAAGTGTTGAGGAAGCATATAAGATTTTTGAAGGAATGAAGGAAAGGAATGTGTTTTCTTATAGTTCAATGATTGTGGGATTTGCGATGCATGGTTGTGCTCATGCAGCAATGCAGTTGTTTCATGAGATGTTGAAGACCGAGACAAGACCCAACAAAGTCACTTTTATTGGGGTGCTTACAGCGTGCAGCCATGCAGGCTTGGTTGAACAAGGTCAGCAATTATTTCTGACCATGGACAAATGTTTTGGTGTTTCTCCTTTGGCAGATCACTATGCTTGCATGGTAGATCTGCTTGGTCGGGCTGGACGGCTGGAAGAAGCACTTGAGCTTGTTGAAACAATGCCCATGGAACCCCACGGAGGTGTGTGGGGAGCACTGCTTGGAGCATGTCGCATCCATGGAAATCCTGACATTGCTCAGATTGCTGCTAACCATCTCTTTGAGCTTGAACCTAATGGTATTGGAAACTACATCTTGCTCTCTAACATATATGCATCGGCAGGTAGGTGGGATGATGTTTCTAGTTTGAGGAAGTTGATGAGAAAGAAGGGCTTGAAAAAGAATCCTGGGTGTAGCTGGGTTGAAGGAAAAAAGGGGGTAATTCACGAGTTCTATGCAGGTGATACGAGCCATCCAAAATCTATTGAGATTAAGCAGGCATTGGATGATCTTCTGGACATATTAAAGGCTCATGGGTACCAGCCAATACTAAGTTCTGTCACTTATGATGTTAGTAATGAAGAGAAGCAGCGTATACTGATGAGTCATAGTGAGAAGCTAGCCTTGGCATATGGGCTGCTCAGTACAGATGCCGGTTGCTCGATTAAGATCATGAAGAATGTCAGAATATGCGATGATTGCCATGCGTTCATGTGTAGTGCATCTCAAGCTACTGGGCGGGAGATTGTTATAAGGGATAACATGAGATTTCATCACTTTCATGATGGGGCATGCTCTTGCGGTAATTTTTGGTGA